In Aptenodytes patagonicus chromosome 6, bAptPat1.pri.cur, whole genome shotgun sequence, one genomic interval encodes:
- the COMMD2 gene encoding COMM domain-containing protein 2 isoform X1 — translation MLLVLSEEQKAHLGCLPRVGGTAVGELGRLAVELLRRGAAPRAYEAAARKLNIGVDTIQHGVEGLTYLLTESSKLMISEIDFQDSIHVLGFSDELNKLLLQLYLDNRKEIRSILSELAPKLPSYHSLEWRLDVQLASRSLRQQIKPAVTIKLHLNQNEDQTAQVLQTDPSTLLHLIQQLEQALGEMKTNHCRRIVRNMK, via the exons ATgctactggtgttgtcggaggaGCAGAAGGCGCACCTGGGCTGCCTGCCGCGGGTGGGCGGCACAG CCGTCGGTGAGCTGGGGCGCCTGGCGGTGGAGCTgctgcggcggggcgcggcgccgcgGGCCTACGAGGCAGCCGCCA gaaaacttaACATCGGTGTTGACACCATTCAGCATGGGGTAGAAGGACTAACGTATCTTCTTACTGAAAGCTCCAAGCTTATG ATTTCTGAGATAGACTTCCAAGATTCCATTCATGTTCTGGGATTCTCAGATGAATTGAACAAATTATTGCTCCAGCTGTACCTTGATAACAGGAAAGAGATCAGAAGCATTCTGAGTGAGCTGGCACCAAAGCTTCCCAGCTATCACAGTCTTGAATGGAGACTGGATGTGCAG CTTGCAAGCAGAAGTTTGAGACAACAGATTAAGCCTGCCGTGACTATAAAGCTACATCTTAATCAGAATGAAGATCAAACTGCCCAAGTGTTGCAAACCGACCCTTCTACCCTCCTCCACCTAATTCAGCAACTGGAACAAGCATTgggggaaatgaaaacaaaccattgCAGGAGAATAGTGCGCAACATGAAATAG
- the COMMD2 gene encoding COMM domain-containing protein 2 isoform X2, translating to MLLVLSEEQKAHLGCLPRVGGTGKLNIGVDTIQHGVEGLTYLLTESSKLMISEIDFQDSIHVLGFSDELNKLLLQLYLDNRKEIRSILSELAPKLPSYHSLEWRLDVQLASRSLRQQIKPAVTIKLHLNQNEDQTAQVLQTDPSTLLHLIQQLEQALGEMKTNHCRRIVRNMK from the exons ATgctactggtgttgtcggaggaGCAGAAGGCGCACCTGGGCTGCCTGCCGCGGGTGGGCGGCACAG gaaaacttaACATCGGTGTTGACACCATTCAGCATGGGGTAGAAGGACTAACGTATCTTCTTACTGAAAGCTCCAAGCTTATG ATTTCTGAGATAGACTTCCAAGATTCCATTCATGTTCTGGGATTCTCAGATGAATTGAACAAATTATTGCTCCAGCTGTACCTTGATAACAGGAAAGAGATCAGAAGCATTCTGAGTGAGCTGGCACCAAAGCTTCCCAGCTATCACAGTCTTGAATGGAGACTGGATGTGCAG CTTGCAAGCAGAAGTTTGAGACAACAGATTAAGCCTGCCGTGACTATAAAGCTACATCTTAATCAGAATGAAGATCAAACTGCCCAAGTGTTGCAAACCGACCCTTCTACCCTCCTCCACCTAATTCAGCAACTGGAACAAGCATTgggggaaatgaaaacaaaccattgCAGGAGAATAGTGCGCAACATGAAATAG